One segment of Triticum aestivum cultivar Chinese Spring chromosome 2A, IWGSC CS RefSeq v2.1, whole genome shotgun sequence DNA contains the following:
- the LOC123186661 gene encoding uncharacterized protein, which produces MDMAMELPDDLLADVLRRLPPHSLAAARCVHSSWRAIIDTRRLMHLLPLRLAGILINFNGHNLTELFARPTPSPTVSAKFHQYLPDGARDAIVMDHCNGLLLLEGGYVVNPATRQWATLPSPRPPCRYGEKHFCYHEYIMFDPDVSPHYEVLVVPEAYRRETLEPRVEEWEWPPSPMLLHAFSSRTNRWEERSFERRGEAFGTIADLPLSDNQTSVVYWHGHLYVHHYFFMRISLSSSKYQVIKLPQDINLSSVSQGALARSEKGVYLASIDSYTARLQVWILDESCACLEWVMKYRADIRHILSHRSCNPKVHGSWVMEDINYHSYHDIFPDYKEQAPPENGFEWDSDNEDVLDTKDKIEGEYGQEIYIIGFHPQKEVVFLCESLERGFAYHLSTSKLQELGNMYPTHYDWFAEGYNIESSFPYTPCRTSEFPADN; this is translated from the exons ATGGACATGGCGATGGAGCTACCTGACGATCTGCTCGCCGATGTCCTCCGCCGTCTTCCTCCGCACAGCCTTGCCGCGGCACGGTGCGTCCACAGCTCGTGGCGCGCCATCATTGACACCCGCCGCCTCATGCACCTCCTCCCGCTCCGGCTGGCCGGCATCCTCATCAACTTCAACGGCCACAACCTCACCGAGCTCTTCGCCCGCCCCACGCCGTCACCCACGGTCAGTGCCAAGTTCCACCAATACCTGCCTGACGGGGCCCGTGATGCGATCGTCATGGACCACTGCAACGGCCTCCTCCTTCTGGAAGGCGGCTACGTGGTGAACCCCGCCACACGGCAGTGGGCGACGCTGCCCTCCCCACGGCCGCCATGCCGCTACGGCGAGAAGCACTTCTGTTACCACGAGTACATCATGTTTGACCCTGACGTGTCACCCCACTACGAGGTGCTCGTCGTCCCGGAAGCTTACAGGCGGGAAACACTGGAACCTAGGGTTGAAGAGTGGGAGTGGCCGCCGTCGCCGATGTTGCTGCATGCTTTCTCCTCGAGGACGAATAGGTGGGAGGAGAGATCATTTGAGAGGCGGGGTGAGGCATTCGGCACCATCGCCGATCTGCCTTTGTCCGACAACCAAACAAGTGTTGTCTACTGGCATGGGCACCTCTATGTGCACCACTATTTTTTTATGAG AATATCTTTATCAAGCAGCAAGTACCAAGTAATTAAACTGCCGCAAGATATTAATTTGAGTAGTGTTTCACAAGGAGCGCTAGCAAGATCAGAGAAGGGAGTGTATCTCGCATCAATTGATTCGTACACAGCACGGCTTCAAGTTTGGATCCTCGATGAATCTTGTGCTTGCCTCGAGTGGGTCATGAAGTATCGAGCAGATATTAGGCATATATTGTCACATCGGAGCTGCAATCCGAAAGTTCACGGGTCTTGGGTCATGGAAGATATCAACTATCATTCTTATCATGACATATTTCCTGATTACAAAGAACAAGCACCACCTGAAAATGGATTTGAATGGGACTCTGATAATGAGGATGTTCTTGACACCAAAGATAAGATTGAAGGGGAGTACGGACAAGAAATTTACATCATTGGATTTCATCCTCAGAAAGAAGTTGTTTTTTTATGTGAATCATTGGAGAGAGGATTTGCCTATCATTTGAGTACCTCAAAGCTTCAGGAGTTGGGAAACATGTATCCCACACACTATGATTGGTTTGCTGAAGGCTATAACATAGAAAGCTCGTTTCCATACACACCGTGTAGGACCTCAGAGTTCCCTGCAGATAATTGA